The region CTACTAGAGGAAGAAAATTATTTGATTCAATTTGGTGAGGGTACATTAGCAAAATTCTATACACATATCACAGAAAACACTGGTGTCAACTTAGAAACATCTTTTATCAAAGACCAAGGTCTCTATATAACAGTGTTTGGCAACCCAGAATCTGTCATAAAAGCTAAGAATGCAATTTTTGAATGGTGTCAAAAACAGGGTTTAACTTTAAATCtcatttccaaaaaagaaaattgctttgTTATAGACCAGACTGGAGAAAAAGCACAAGATTTGGAAcaagaaactgaaataaatactCAGATCTTAGGTCCACACAATCAGAGCAACTGTGTGAATAGTGTTAATGCAAAACAGGCAGACTTGAAATCTTTAGATGAAAGTCAACCTATATCTGCAAACAGTAGCAAGGATAATATTCCGCCAtcagaaatagagaaaacatttaattccctgactgctgagccatacCCTGAAACAAGTGACATTCTCCAAAGAACAGAGGGATATGTCCCCTTTCCACTGGCTAGTGTCGAGGAGACAGATATAGATATTAATGAAAGACAACCACATGTGGATCTGACCAATTATTGTGAAAATGAGATGACTGAGACGATAAATACTGTAACTGAGGATGTGATGATGAACTTTCAAGCCAATTGTACCATAGGTCTCAAAAGAAATTTTCTGGAAGAGATCCTAGAAACAACTGGGGATTCAACAGAGCAATCACCTTCTGAGAGCCTATCAGATTCTATGTCACAACATAGTGAGCCTGAGAGTTCAGAGGAGATATTTAATGAAGTTGATTGCAATGATgatgattattttgtttcttccatCTTTGCCCCTTCTTGGTTACACAGTTTTATTATAGATAAGAAAGGTGAGAATATAGCTGAGATAATAAATAGTGTGCCAAAGGTTCATATATACTTTACAGCTGAAGACAAAATTATGCTCAAAGGACCAATAGATGATGTAAATTATGCTCAAGAAAAATTTGACATCATTGTCAATGACCTACTTAGTAGAATGGAATGTACTGAGATAAATAGTAGCAATAAGTTTCACAAGTTCCTTACAGGGAATAATGGAGAGATCCTAAACAGAATTACAGAGAAAAACCAAGTCTCTATCTCAGTGTTtcctgaaaatgaaatgaatcatTCGATCCGAATTGAGGGAGAATCTCTGGGTGTCCAACAGGCCAAAAGAGAACTCCTTGAACTCGCTAATAATTTGGAAGAAGAGCACAGCCAGGACATAATCATCAAACACCAATTTCACCACATACTTATTGGACAAAAAGGTGAAAGGGTTCGTGAGATCTGTAAGAAATTCCCTGATGTTATCCTCAATTTTCCACATCCTGCAGAGAAAAGTGATGTTGTCCAGCTGATAGGCCCAAAATATGAGTCTGAAAAATGTGCACAGTATTTGGAGAACATGTTAACAGATATTAAAGGAAATAACTATACTGTAAGCATTCCAATCACAAAAAGGCTTCACAAAAGGATAATTGGAAAAGGAGGttcacatataaaaaaaatctctgaaacaaCCAACACCAAGATTAGTTTCCCACCAGAAAACTGCAACTCAGAAGAGTTTGTCATTACTGGATATCCAGAAAACTGTGAAATTGCACGTAACTGGATTCTTTCAATTCAGCAAGAGATAGCTGATACTGCAGAGGAGGAGATTTCCATTCCTCCTAATCTATACAAATATCTGACTAATCCCAAAGAATGTTTGATCAATTCAGTCATAGAAGAATGTGGGAAAGTTCATCTGCATTTCCCAAAAAACAAGTCTGGCCTACATAAACTCATTATCATGGGCTCTGTTGAAAGTGTTGAAAAGACCAAAACAATGCTTCTGAAACTGGCAGAAGAAGAGCAAGCCAAGAATTACTCTGGGACTGTCCATGTCAAACCACAATATCATCAGTTTCTTTTGAATAAAAAAGGAGGCAATATTTCTAAAGTGTGTGAAGAGACTGGAACATGTGTCATTTTCCCTAATCTTAAGAACAAGGATCAAGAATCCATAAAAATTACAGGAACTGAAGAGGCtgttaaagaagtaaaaaaacgACTAGAAGTTTTAATTAAAGACTTAGAAAATGTGGTGGAGGATTACATAATAGTCAATCGCAAATTTCACCATTATTTTGTTATGCGGAGGAGTCAGCTTTTAAAGGAAATGACAGAGGAGTATGGTGGTGTGGTTATTACATTCTCTTATGCAGGAAAGCATAATACAAAAGTCACACTAAGAGGGGCAAAAGCTTGTGTTGAGGCAGCAAAGAAACACATTCAGGACATTTTTGAGCCTTTGGGCTCCCAAGTTACAACGCGGTATGTTATTCCCCAAAAGTTCCAACCTTTTATCATGGGACCAATATGTTCGCGAATTCAACAAATTGCAAGAGATTATAAAGTTCAAATCAAATTCCCAGACATAGACAAGCCAGTCATCAATATGGACCTAGATATGCAGGAAAAGtgcaaagaaaaatggagaaggaCCCCTAAAGATCTTGTTCCTAATTCCGCAAGAAAAAGTGACACCATATTTATATCAGGCCAAGTGGAAAATTGCAAGGCAGCTACTGAAGCTATTGCATCTCTaattcctgctactgctgaagTCCATGTGCCCTTTCACCTACATCCTTACATCATTGGGCACAAAGGAAGTGGCTTACGTAAGCTCATAAAAGAATTTGAAGTTCATATCCAAATATTACAACCTGGAAGAAATGCTGATATTATATCTATTATGGGCCTTGAAGCAAATGTGGAACAAGCCAAGATGAGGTTACAAAAACGAGTCAAGGCTTtacaaacagaaatagaagatCGGACACTAAGAAATTTTAAGCTAATATTCAATCTAGATCCCAAATATCACTCCAAGATCACTGGTCATAAGGGTTTACTTATTGCTCAGATTTGCACAGAGCATGATGTTACTATCCGTTTTCCAAAAAAAGGAAGTCATGAAATGCAAGACCAAATCACTATTACTGGCTATAAAGAGAACACTCTAGCTGCTCGAGATGCAATAATGAGAGTATTGCATAAGATCGAAAAAACAGTTTCTAAGGAAATCTCACTAAACCAACAGGTTCGTGGCAATATTATTGGATTCCGTGGAAGAACCATCCATAAAATCATGGATCAATACCAAGTAGACATACGTTTACCTCCAAAAGGGTCATATAATCCTAATATCACATTGACTGGGCTCTCTGATAATGTACAAAATGCAATTGAGCATATATTCAATCTTGAAAAGTACTATCTGTCAGCTGACATAAGCCATGGACCTCAGCAGGAGCATAATAAGAGCGTCTCCCTTTGCAATATAGCCATGACACCATCCAAGAATTTTGTAAGAAAATATGTTCCCTGTTATGCTAAAACAACCACAAAGCTCCCAGATGTGGATAATTGTGAACACTTTCCCAGATTAAAGCAACAA is a window of Arvicola amphibius chromosome X, mArvAmp1.2, whole genome shotgun sequence DNA encoding:
- the LOC119804529 gene encoding vigilin-like, which produces MNSKTNFSPHQNSVQKGNHDSSSCYIADMSTNEDNVTVHLEKTNYLENSEGTAKPSSTNITQAEEVSILTQVFQLLLEEENYLIQFGEGTLAKFYTHITENTGVNLETSFIKDQGLYITVFGNPESVIKAKNAIFEWCQKQGLTLNLISKKENCFVIDQTGEKAQDLEQETEINTQILGPHNQSNCVNSVNAKQADLKSLDESQPISANSSKDNIPPSEIEKTFNSLTAEPYPETSDILQRTEGYVPFPLASVEETDIDINERQPHVDLTNYCENEMTETINTVTEDVMMNFQANCTIGLKRNFLEEILETTGDSTEQSPSESLSDSMSQHSEPESSEEIFNEVDCNDDDYFVSSIFAPSWLHSFIIDKKGENIAEIINSVPKVHIYFTAEDKIMLKGPIDDVNYAQEKFDIIVNDLLSRMECTEINSSNKFHKFLTGNNGEILNRITEKNQVSISVFPENEMNHSIRIEGESLGVQQAKRELLELANNLEEEHSQDIIIKHQFHHILIGQKGERVREICKKFPDVILNFPHPAEKSDVVQLIGPKYESEKCAQYLENMLTDIKGNNYTVSIPITKRLHKRIIGKGGSHIKKISETTNTKISFPPENCNSEEFVITGYPENCEIARNWILSIQQEIADTAEEEISIPPNLYKYLTNPKECLINSVIEECGKVHLHFPKNKSGLHKLIIMGSVESVEKTKTMLLKLAEEEQAKNYSGTVHVKPQYHQFLLNKKGGNISKVCEETGTCVIFPNLKNKDQESIKITGTEEAVKEVKKRLEVLIKDLENVVEDYIIVNRKFHHYFVMRRSQLLKEMTEEYGGVVITFSYAGKHNTKVTLRGAKACVEAAKKHIQDIFEPLGSQVTTRYVIPQKFQPFIMGPICSRIQQIARDYKVQIKFPDIDKPVINMDLDMQEKCKEKWRRTPKDLVPNSARKSDTIFISGQVENCKAATEAIASLIPATAEVHVPFHLHPYIIGHKGSGLRKLIKEFEVHIQILQPGRNADIISIMGLEANVEQAKMRLQKRVKALQTEIEDRTLRNFKLIFNLDPKYHSKITGHKGLLIAQICTEHDVTIRFPKKGSHEMQDQITITGYKENTLAARDAIMRVLHKIEKTVSKEISLNQQVRGNIIGFRGRTIHKIMDQYQVDIRLPPKGSYNPNITLTGLSDNVQNAIEHIFNLEKYYLSADISHGPQQEHNKSVSLCNIAMTPSKNFVRKYVPCYAKTTTKLPDVDNCEHFPRLKQQMPSKSHPSKL